One Curtobacterium herbarum genomic window carries:
- a CDS encoding acid phosphatase, whose product MSLIAPAGASAAPSRTAPQPGAYGYFVDTYKTNTPAATTPEGNAAIGVLSQFGNLWRPGSSWDNGVAVDAAAQRILDSNIAQAAKTTRTRTEAQGHEAYLIDRRNQSYSAIAGFGDLSDAVKTATNAGTTIPDEIPADATTKQYVDQGNANGAWADTDSDLGDVVQLVNTLRGDYSSASNAKKYYQYARPYRQSRDVQVLPQLVPEESPTPATDGGFPSGHTNAGYLSSLAFAYAYPQKYTELLTEGSEIGNSRIVAGMHSPLDVMGGRVLATALAAAVLNDPANTQLEQQAHQQAEKVLAAASTPTAVAADADYAADKAEYRKRLTYGFTRSGGKAIPAAVPKGAEALLRTRLPYLSDDQIREVLRTTALPSGYPLLDDAEGWGRLDLFSAASGYGAFDSPVTVSMDAAEKGLDAADTWRNDIGGTGSLTKRGTGALALAGTNRYTGGTTVRGGTLTADSAAALGKGSVTTASGTLADASTRTVRIGGDLTQRSHATLSLSVEGRQQALRVAGTASFGGTLQVHVAKGAALANDVVLIRADRIATGTSFRTVRVDGLPAGYKPVLQRHGNELHLVNADAAGRGHHRGHGA is encoded by the coding sequence GTGTCCTTGATCGCTCCCGCGGGAGCGTCGGCGGCACCATCCCGAACCGCGCCGCAGCCCGGCGCCTACGGGTACTTCGTTGACACCTACAAGACGAACACCCCGGCTGCCACCACACCGGAGGGGAACGCCGCGATCGGGGTGCTGTCGCAGTTCGGGAACCTGTGGCGCCCGGGATCCTCGTGGGACAACGGGGTCGCCGTCGACGCCGCAGCCCAGCGGATCCTGGACTCGAACATCGCACAGGCAGCGAAGACCACGCGAACCCGCACGGAGGCGCAGGGGCACGAGGCGTACCTGATCGACCGACGGAACCAGAGCTACTCGGCCATCGCGGGGTTCGGTGACCTGTCCGATGCGGTGAAGACCGCGACGAACGCCGGCACCACGATCCCAGACGAGATCCCGGCGGACGCCACGACGAAGCAGTACGTCGACCAGGGCAACGCGAACGGCGCGTGGGCGGACACCGATTCGGACCTCGGCGACGTCGTGCAGCTGGTGAACACGCTGCGCGGCGACTACTCGTCGGCGAGCAACGCGAAGAAGTACTACCAGTACGCGCGGCCGTACCGGCAGAGCCGAGATGTGCAGGTCCTCCCGCAGCTCGTCCCCGAAGAGTCGCCGACACCGGCGACCGACGGCGGGTTCCCCAGCGGGCACACCAACGCCGGCTACCTGTCGTCCCTGGCCTTCGCGTACGCGTACCCGCAGAAGTACACCGAGCTCCTCACCGAGGGGTCGGAGATCGGCAACAGCCGGATCGTCGCGGGGATGCACTCGCCCCTCGACGTCATGGGAGGGCGGGTCCTCGCGACCGCGCTGGCGGCAGCGGTCCTGAACGACCCGGCCAACACGCAGCTCGAGCAGCAGGCCCACCAGCAGGCGGAGAAGGTGCTCGCCGCCGCCAGCACCCCGACCGCGGTCGCTGCGGACGCCGACTACGCGGCGGACAAGGCGGAGTACCGCAAGCGGTTGACGTACGGGTTCACCCGGTCCGGCGGGAAGGCGATCCCCGCCGCCGTGCCGAAGGGCGCCGAAGCGCTCCTCCGTACCCGCCTGCCGTACCTCAGTGACGACCAGATCCGGGAGGTGCTCCGGACGACCGCACTGCCGTCGGGCTACCCGCTCCTGGACGACGCGGAAGGGTGGGGGCGACTCGACCTCTTCTCGGCAGCCTCGGGCTACGGAGCGTTCGACAGCCCGGTGACGGTCTCGATGGACGCCGCCGAGAAGGGCCTGGATGCTGCAGACACCTGGCGCAACGACATCGGCGGAACCGGGTCGTTGACCAAGCGGGGCACCGGCGCCCTCGCACTCGCCGGCACGAACCGCTACACCGGTGGCACCACCGTCCGCGGGGGAACGCTGACCGCGGACTCCGCTGCCGCCCTCGGCAAGGGATCGGTGACGACCGCGTCCGGGACGCTCGCCGACGCGAGCACGAGGACGGTCCGCATCGGCGGCGACCTGACGCAGCGCTCGCACGCCACGTTGTCGCTGAGCGTCGAGGGTCGGCAGCAAGCCCTGCGCGTCGCCGGCACCGCGTCGTTCGGCGGGACGCTGCAGGTGCACGTCGCCAAGGGCGCGGCGCTGGCGAACGACGTCGTCCTGATCAGGGCCGACCGCATCGCCACGGGGACGAGCTTCCGCACGGTCCGCGTCGACGGGCTGCCCGCCGGGTACAAGCCCGTGCTGCAGCGCCACGGCAACGAACTGCACCTGGTCAACGCCGACGCGGCGGGACGCGGGCACCACCGGGGTCACGGCGCCTGA
- a CDS encoding acyl-CoA dehydrogenase family protein, whose translation MTSTSTSTTSTPPTTTHTAPDDETLAARFRPIFDRIAAGASERERTHTLPTAEIRELAAAGFGALRVPVEHGGAGATLPQLFRLLTELAAADSNIPQALRGHFALVEDRLVGRSGERARWLDRFGRGEIAGNSWTEVGAVQVGDVITKVTPQPDGTFRISGQKYYSTGSIFADWIDTYAERTDTGERVIAIVDAHQDGVTHGDDWDGFGQQTTGSGTSTFVDARVEADAVTLFDDRFKYQTAFYQGVLLAVLAGSVLAAEREVALAVRTRNRVFSHGNADTFAADPQILQVVGEVSAAGFAATAIVDRAAEALQAAYEGAALDEAEDERRNDRAELATAQAQVALTSLATQATSHLFDALAASGVSTTKNLDRHWRNARTAGSHNPWVFKARIVGDHAVNGAQPPRVWAIGATRAR comes from the coding sequence ATGACCAGCACCAGCACCAGCACCACCAGCACGCCGCCCACCACCACGCACACCGCCCCGGACGACGAGACCCTCGCCGCCCGCTTCCGGCCGATCTTCGACCGGATCGCCGCCGGCGCCTCCGAACGCGAGCGCACCCACACCCTGCCGACCGCCGAGATCCGCGAACTCGCGGCCGCCGGCTTCGGCGCCCTGCGGGTGCCCGTCGAGCACGGCGGCGCCGGCGCGACGCTGCCGCAGCTGTTCCGACTGCTGACCGAGCTCGCCGCCGCCGACAGCAACATCCCGCAGGCCCTCCGCGGTCACTTCGCCCTGGTCGAGGACCGCCTGGTCGGCCGGTCGGGGGAGCGGGCGCGCTGGCTCGACCGCTTCGGCCGCGGTGAGATCGCCGGCAACTCGTGGACCGAGGTCGGCGCCGTGCAGGTCGGCGACGTCATCACGAAGGTCACCCCGCAGCCCGACGGCACGTTCCGGATCAGCGGGCAGAAGTACTACTCCACGGGCAGCATCTTCGCGGACTGGATCGACACCTACGCCGAGCGCACCGACACCGGCGAGCGGGTGATCGCGATCGTCGACGCCCACCAGGACGGCGTCACGCACGGTGACGACTGGGACGGCTTCGGCCAGCAGACCACCGGCTCCGGCACGAGCACCTTCGTCGACGCGCGCGTCGAGGCGGACGCGGTGACCCTCTTCGACGACCGGTTCAAGTACCAGACCGCGTTCTACCAGGGGGTGCTGCTGGCGGTCCTGGCCGGCTCGGTCCTGGCCGCCGAACGGGAGGTCGCGCTCGCCGTCCGCACCCGCAACCGCGTCTTCTCGCACGGCAACGCCGACACCTTCGCCGCCGATCCGCAGATCCTGCAGGTCGTCGGCGAGGTGTCCGCCGCCGGCTTCGCCGCCACCGCGATCGTCGACCGGGCAGCCGAGGCGCTGCAGGCCGCGTACGAGGGGGCCGCCCTCGACGAGGCCGAGGACGAACGCCGCAACGACCGGGCCGAACTCGCGACCGCGCAGGCGCAGGTCGCGCTGACCTCACTGGCGACGCAGGCGACCTCGCACCTGTTCGACGCGCTCGCCGCCTCCGGCGTCAGCACGACGAAGAACCTGGACCGGCACTGGCGGAACGCCCGGACCGCGGGCAGTCACAACCCGTGGGTGTTCAAGGCGCGGATCGTCGGGGACCACGCCGTCAACGGCGCGCAGCCGCCACGTGTGTGGGCGATCGGGGCGACGCGGGCGCGGTAG
- a CDS encoding ArsR/SmtB family transcription factor, protein MTVLKGRDAVNGEADMSRAELVDALKALANPTRLQIMEWLRDPEGQFADYDPIADRVEVGICASHIQDRTGLSQSTISSYMGTLERAGLVTSTRIGKWTHYRRNEALLRRVAEAVSPSDLARA, encoded by the coding sequence GTGACGGTACTGAAGGGTCGTGACGCGGTGAACGGTGAAGCCGACATGTCCCGGGCCGAGCTCGTCGATGCGTTGAAGGCGTTGGCAAACCCGACCCGGTTGCAGATCATGGAGTGGCTCCGCGACCCCGAGGGTCAGTTCGCCGACTACGACCCGATCGCCGACCGCGTCGAGGTCGGCATCTGCGCGAGTCACATCCAGGACCGCACCGGGCTGTCGCAGTCGACCATCTCCTCGTACATGGGCACGCTCGAACGGGCCGGCTTGGTCACCTCGACGCGCATCGGGAAGTGGACGCACTACCGGCGCAACGAAGCCCTGCTGCGTCGTGTCGCCGAGGCCGTTTCACCGTCGGATCTCGCGCGAGCCTGA
- a CDS encoding NAD(P)H-dependent oxidoreductase codes for MSTHQGPRRTALVVHAHPEPSSFSAAQARAAVTVLEATGYDVEYLDLYAARWAPVLDRDEFGPVDGPFKPQREQWDAFRAGTLAEDVRESLAAVFRADLLVLSFPLWWFSVPAILKGWLDRVFAMGAVSGGDAGVFETAALRGRRAVLLTTTGGPAAAFTSEGAFGGVDEFLFPINRGVLEFVGYDALEPIVTFGPAHLDDAARRAALDAVRTAVAALDARPLASTNRSRRSADTH; via the coding sequence GTGAGCACGCATCAGGGACCGCGCCGTACGGCACTCGTCGTCCACGCCCACCCGGAACCGTCGTCGTTCTCCGCGGCACAGGCACGAGCTGCGGTGACCGTGCTCGAAGCGACCGGGTACGACGTCGAGTACCTCGACCTGTACGCGGCACGGTGGGCGCCGGTGCTCGACCGTGACGAGTTCGGCCCCGTCGACGGTCCGTTCAAGCCGCAGCGAGAACAGTGGGACGCGTTCCGCGCCGGCACCCTCGCGGAGGACGTCCGGGAGAGCCTCGCCGCGGTGTTCCGCGCTGATCTGCTCGTGCTCTCCTTCCCGCTGTGGTGGTTCTCCGTCCCGGCGATCCTGAAGGGTTGGCTCGACCGGGTCTTCGCGATGGGGGCGGTGAGCGGCGGTGACGCCGGCGTGTTCGAGACCGCGGCGCTCCGCGGTCGCCGTGCGGTCCTCCTGACGACGACCGGTGGCCCCGCTGCCGCCTTCACGTCCGAGGGTGCGTTCGGCGGTGTCGACGAGTTCCTCTTCCCGATCAATCGCGGGGTCCTCGAGTTCGTCGGCTACGACGCGCTCGAACCGATCGTGACCTTCGGCCCGGCCCACCTCGATGACGCAGCCCGACGTGCCGCGCTCGACGCCGTCCGCACCGCTGTGGCGGCACTCGACGCCCGGCCGCTGGCGTCGACGAACCGGTCTCGGCGCAGCGCCGACACACACTGA
- the radA gene encoding DNA repair protein RadA: protein MARPQSSYRCSECGWTSIKWVGRCGECQSWGTVEDASAATASTRGTASIAVTGNRIARPITEARSGSFQRWQTGIGEFDRVLGGGIVPGAAVLLSGEPGVGKSTLLLEVASRAAAMGKRVLYVSAEESVDQVRLRAERTGAMHDDLYLASEVDLGVILGQIEQVQPDLLIADSVQTISSASVDGIAGGTSQVREVASTLIRVAKQAALPVLIVGHVTKDGTIAGPRLLEHLVDVVCHFEGDRQTALRFVRALKNRFGPTDEVGCFDMAGDGIHEVPDPSGLFMSRNGAPVSGTCITVAMEGRRALPVEIQALVVPSSAPQPRRVVNGVDASRVAMLLAVLERRAGIKLSDADVYVSTVGGMKLTEPGADLAIVLALASAARDRPYPHTLAAIGEISLAGEIRAATGAKQRANEAGRLGFTTVLGADAEHLREALRVAFSMTRSPRERELDAAF, encoded by the coding sequence ATGGCCCGCCCCCAGTCGTCCTACCGCTGCTCCGAGTGCGGTTGGACCAGCATCAAGTGGGTCGGCCGCTGCGGTGAGTGCCAGTCGTGGGGAACGGTGGAGGACGCCTCCGCTGCGACGGCGAGCACCCGTGGCACCGCGTCGATCGCCGTCACCGGCAACCGCATCGCCCGTCCGATCACCGAAGCCCGCAGTGGTTCGTTCCAGCGCTGGCAGACCGGCATCGGCGAGTTCGATCGCGTCCTCGGCGGCGGCATCGTCCCGGGCGCGGCCGTCCTGCTGAGCGGTGAGCCCGGGGTCGGCAAGTCCACCCTGTTGCTCGAGGTCGCCTCGCGTGCAGCCGCGATGGGCAAACGGGTCCTCTACGTCAGCGCCGAAGAATCGGTCGACCAGGTCCGGCTCCGCGCCGAGCGCACCGGGGCGATGCACGACGACCTGTACCTGGCGAGCGAGGTCGACCTCGGCGTGATCCTCGGGCAGATCGAGCAGGTGCAGCCGGACCTGCTCATCGCGGACTCCGTGCAGACCATCTCCTCGGCCTCGGTCGACGGCATCGCGGGCGGCACGTCCCAGGTGCGCGAGGTCGCCTCGACGCTGATCCGGGTCGCCAAGCAGGCGGCACTGCCGGTCCTCATCGTCGGACACGTCACGAAGGACGGCACGATCGCCGGCCCTCGACTGCTCGAGCACCTGGTCGACGTCGTCTGCCACTTCGAGGGTGACCGGCAGACCGCGCTCCGCTTCGTCCGGGCGTTGAAGAACCGCTTCGGCCCCACGGACGAGGTCGGCTGCTTCGACATGGCCGGCGACGGCATCCACGAGGTCCCGGACCCGAGCGGCCTGTTCATGTCCCGCAACGGTGCTCCGGTGTCGGGCACGTGCATCACCGTGGCGATGGAAGGGCGTCGGGCCCTGCCGGTGGAGATCCAGGCCCTGGTCGTCCCGAGCTCGGCGCCGCAACCGCGTCGGGTGGTGAACGGGGTCGACGCGTCGCGGGTGGCGATGCTCCTCGCGGTGCTGGAACGCCGCGCCGGCATCAAGCTGTCGGACGCCGACGTCTACGTGTCGACGGTCGGCGGCATGAAGCTCACCGAACCGGGCGCCGACCTGGCGATCGTGCTCGCCCTCGCCAGTGCCGCACGGGACCGCCCGTACCCGCACACCCTCGCCGCGATCGGGGAGATCAGCCTGGCGGGCGAGATCCGTGCGGCGACCGGAGCGAAGCAGCGCGCCAACGAAGCCGGACGTCTGGGGTTCACGACCGTCCTCGGCGCCGACGCCGAGCACCTGCGCGAGGCGCTGCGGGTCGCGTTCTCGATGACGCGGTCACCACGAGAGCGCGAGCTCGACGCGGCCTTCTGA
- a CDS encoding MFS transporter: MTADERIDAPPAPVRTNPRQRFAVAVLLTANFTLAVDFSVLNVALPHIGRDLGFATADLQWIITAFSLCAAGSTLFFGRVADLFGRKRLFLIGIVVLGVASLVAGVAGTPAVLIGARIGQGIATAMVTPAALALLTTMFAEGPGRARVLGLSGALMAAGFTTGAALGGVLTGLVSWRWAFFINVIVAVFVLVVAPFVLTDRAVTRRPTLDLPGAVVVTVALVALVFGITTAGQSGWFTPTAWGPIVAAVVLFAVFIVIESRVAEPLVSPALLRRSNVAWGNVAGLLAFATETALVFPLTLYLQEILGFTAVIAGLVFAFLGVGTVLGGFLGPRVIGRVDAKRAIVIGFVVQGAATLPLAFVSDSSVWVIPLLVVTFIGGAANLVAIVGYTVTSTAGVPLAEQGLATGLITMSQQVGITLGTPVLSAIVTASAGATLLPGIQASIGVDAALCIAGAIVVGLLVRLPTVPAAPRAG, from the coding sequence ATGACTGCCGATGAACGCATCGATGCCCCACCGGCGCCGGTCCGCACGAACCCTCGACAGCGATTCGCCGTCGCCGTCCTCCTCACCGCCAACTTCACACTCGCCGTGGACTTCTCGGTCCTCAACGTCGCCCTGCCGCACATCGGCCGCGATCTCGGGTTCGCAACCGCGGACCTCCAGTGGATCATCACGGCGTTCTCGCTCTGCGCGGCGGGCTCCACCCTGTTCTTCGGACGAGTCGCTGACCTGTTCGGACGGAAGCGCCTCTTCCTCATCGGGATCGTGGTCCTCGGCGTGGCATCCCTCGTCGCCGGTGTCGCCGGGACCCCAGCCGTGCTCATCGGTGCACGGATCGGACAGGGCATCGCCACCGCGATGGTCACCCCGGCAGCCCTGGCCTTGCTGACCACGATGTTCGCCGAAGGTCCTGGCCGGGCGCGCGTCCTCGGACTCAGCGGTGCGCTCATGGCAGCGGGGTTCACCACCGGTGCCGCGCTCGGCGGAGTCCTGACCGGACTCGTGAGCTGGCGCTGGGCGTTCTTCATCAACGTCATCGTCGCCGTGTTCGTCCTCGTCGTCGCACCCTTCGTCCTCACGGACCGAGCCGTCACCCGCCGTCCCACGCTGGACCTCCCGGGTGCCGTCGTCGTCACCGTCGCGCTCGTCGCGCTCGTCTTCGGCATCACGACCGCCGGGCAGTCCGGATGGTTCACCCCGACTGCGTGGGGGCCGATCGTCGCCGCTGTCGTCCTCTTCGCCGTGTTCATCGTCATCGAGTCCCGCGTGGCGGAGCCCTTGGTCTCGCCCGCACTGCTGCGACGGAGCAACGTCGCCTGGGGGAACGTCGCCGGCCTCCTGGCGTTCGCCACCGAGACCGCACTGGTCTTCCCACTGACCCTGTACCTGCAGGAGATCCTCGGGTTCACCGCGGTCATCGCCGGCCTGGTCTTCGCCTTCCTCGGAGTCGGCACCGTGCTGGGCGGCTTCCTCGGCCCTCGGGTCATCGGGCGTGTGGACGCGAAGCGCGCGATCGTGATCGGGTTCGTCGTCCAGGGGGCCGCGACGCTGCCGTTGGCGTTCGTCAGCGACAGCTCCGTGTGGGTGATCCCGCTGCTCGTCGTGACGTTCATCGGCGGCGCGGCCAACCTCGTCGCCATCGTCGGGTACACCGTCACCTCCACGGCCGGTGTCCCCCTCGCCGAACAGGGACTCGCGACGGGACTGATCACGATGAGCCAGCAGGTCGGCATCACACTCGGCACTCCGGTGCTCTCCGCGATCGTGACCGCATCCGCCGGCGCGACGCTGCTCCCGGGCATCCAGGCGTCCATCGGGGTCGACGCCGCGCTCTGCATCGCCGGTGCGATCGTCGTGGGTCTGCTGGTGCGCCTCCCGACTGTGCCCGCCGCTCCCCGCGCGGGGTGA
- the mtnN gene encoding 5'-methylthioadenosine/S-adenosylhomocysteine nucleosidase, translating to MHAPRRPVAVVIAAMSEEVAAFTDLLGGEPVLDGPTGGHDEHHLLDVGGSTVAVRRSGIGFTNATAAVAHAFHDFGSGIPVISVGTAGGLARHIQLGDVVIGDWYVNLNADATAFGYALGQVPGMPAGFTGDADLVRLAQAVPTPDVVRLEPIGSSEVFVTEGRARDLRQAFPTVAAVDMESAAIAQFAHVHAMPFVSVRGISDLCAPDGDEFRQHLDDAAARAARVVHGLVVGLATRSGSLPAA from the coding sequence GTGCATGCCCCCCGACGACCCGTAGCCGTCGTCATCGCCGCCATGAGCGAAGAGGTCGCGGCGTTCACCGACCTGCTCGGTGGCGAGCCGGTCCTGGACGGGCCGACCGGCGGCCACGACGAGCACCACCTGCTCGACGTCGGTGGCTCCACGGTCGCCGTCCGCCGGAGCGGCATCGGCTTCACGAACGCCACCGCTGCCGTCGCCCACGCCTTCCACGACTTCGGGTCCGGCATCCCCGTCATCAGCGTCGGGACCGCCGGCGGACTCGCCCGGCACATCCAGCTCGGCGACGTCGTCATCGGCGACTGGTACGTCAACCTCAACGCCGACGCCACGGCCTTCGGCTACGCGCTCGGTCAGGTGCCGGGCATGCCCGCCGGGTTCACCGGGGACGCCGACCTGGTCCGCCTCGCCCAGGCCGTCCCGACCCCCGACGTGGTCCGGCTCGAGCCGATCGGCTCGAGTGAGGTCTTCGTGACCGAGGGCCGTGCCCGCGACCTCCGTCAGGCCTTCCCGACCGTCGCGGCGGTCGACATGGAGTCGGCGGCGATCGCCCAGTTCGCGCACGTGCACGCGATGCCGTTCGTGTCGGTCCGGGGCATCAGCGACCTGTGCGCGCCGGACGGGGACGAGTTCCGGCAGCACCTCGACGACGCTGCCGCTCGTGCTGCCCGGGTCGTGCACGGGCTCGTCGTGGGGTTGGCGACGAGGTCTGGTTCGCTGCCGGCTGCGTGA
- a CDS encoding SGNH/GDSL hydrolase family protein has product MRTRTLVALLSSLAGAAVVSGAAGFGARAGIRGQRAASQRVVDMLPVHADWWRERLHHEGQLTYVAIGDSAAQGVGATAPGRGYVGLLARRIRHRSRMTVRVVNLSVSGSTTWGAKKDQLPKLQHFTPDICTVSIGANDIADFHPDKFERNIRAIYGAVPSHAVVAELPCMFVPDRERKVAVANEIVHRVAGELGLTVAPLHEITKRVGIRRTFFNTYGDLFHPNDRGYEIWASAFEPAVDNRVDTVAAIRRYLSAREAEELGRQAGDVAHARAEQDTEGAAAIDTANRPSSLDRLRQRVTGSLPLPGRTDDGEPTDVGGAA; this is encoded by the coding sequence ATGAGAACGCGCACCCTCGTCGCCCTGCTGTCCTCCCTCGCCGGCGCCGCCGTCGTCAGCGGAGCAGCGGGCTTCGGCGCGCGGGCAGGGATCCGGGGCCAGCGGGCCGCGTCGCAGCGTGTGGTCGACATGCTCCCGGTGCACGCCGACTGGTGGCGCGAGCGGCTGCACCACGAGGGCCAGCTGACGTACGTGGCGATCGGCGACTCGGCGGCGCAGGGCGTCGGCGCGACCGCTCCTGGGCGCGGGTACGTGGGGCTGCTCGCTCGTCGGATCCGGCACCGCTCCCGGATGACCGTGCGGGTCGTGAACCTCAGCGTCTCCGGATCCACGACGTGGGGTGCGAAGAAGGACCAGCTGCCGAAGCTGCAGCACTTCACGCCCGACATCTGCACGGTGTCGATCGGGGCGAACGACATCGCCGACTTCCACCCGGACAAGTTCGAGCGGAACATCCGGGCGATCTACGGCGCGGTGCCGTCGCACGCCGTCGTCGCCGAACTGCCGTGCATGTTCGTGCCCGACCGCGAGCGCAAGGTCGCCGTCGCGAACGAGATCGTGCACCGGGTCGCCGGCGAACTCGGGCTGACCGTGGCTCCGCTGCACGAGATCACGAAGCGCGTCGGGATCCGCCGGACCTTCTTCAACACGTACGGCGACCTGTTCCACCCGAACGACCGCGGGTACGAGATCTGGGCGAGCGCGTTCGAGCCGGCGGTCGACAACCGCGTCGACACCGTCGCCGCGATCCGGCGGTACCTGTCGGCGCGCGAAGCCGAGGAGCTCGGTCGTCAGGCCGGCGACGTCGCCCACGCCCGGGCCGAGCAGGACACCGAGGGCGCCGCAGCGATCGACACGGCGAACCGCCCGAGCTCGCTCGACCGCCTGCGCCAGCGCGTCACCGGCTCACTCCCGTTGCCCGGCCGGACCGACGACGGCGAGCCGACCGATGTCGGCGGAGCGGCCTAA
- a CDS encoding AmiS/UreI family transporter, with translation MASICLILSAAALLLNGLTLLGRVPGRDSGVADVLIGGLQLLLCTAVAISADGSLPALFAITGTFLFGLTYLYVGVDALAGLGSAGLGWFCGLVAVAAVVFAGVHVADDPVLAVLWVGWAVLWSLFFVLLALGWSSITTYTGWALVLASPLTALVPALLALTGHWPTGPAGAGIAALGEVVVFGGAAALTRRSPRNAATSPTAAPAPAATTSPTAAPAPAATTAS, from the coding sequence ATGGCCTCCATCTGCTTGATCCTCTCCGCGGCCGCGCTGCTCCTCAACGGCCTCACCCTGCTCGGACGCGTCCCCGGACGTGACAGCGGGGTCGCCGACGTCCTCATCGGCGGACTGCAGCTGCTGCTCTGCACCGCCGTCGCGATCTCGGCCGACGGGTCCCTCCCGGCGCTGTTCGCGATCACCGGGACGTTCCTGTTCGGCCTGACGTACCTGTACGTCGGGGTGGATGCGCTCGCGGGGCTGGGATCGGCGGGGCTCGGCTGGTTCTGCGGCCTGGTCGCCGTCGCCGCGGTGGTGTTCGCCGGGGTGCACGTCGCGGACGACCCGGTGCTCGCGGTGCTGTGGGTGGGCTGGGCCGTGCTCTGGTCGCTGTTCTTCGTCCTCCTGGCCCTCGGCTGGTCGTCGATCACCACGTACACCGGCTGGGCGCTCGTGCTGGCGAGTCCGCTGACCGCCCTCGTGCCGGCGCTGCTCGCCCTCACCGGCCACTGGCCGACCGGACCGGCCGGGGCCGGCATCGCGGCCCTGGGCGAGGTGGTCGTGTTCGGCGGCGCAGCCGCCCTGACCCGCCGCAGCCCCCGGAACGCAGCCACCTCGCCCACCGCCGCTCCCGCGCCCGCCGCAACCACCTCGCCCACCGCCGCTCCCGCGCCGGCCGCGACCACAGCCTCCTGA